The following coding sequences are from one Bacteroidales bacterium window:
- a CDS encoding nucleoside hydrolase: MKHLFINLLRTGITIGIAVTGVFPSVSQPIPANYNHRLIIDTDCAIDDYRAINMILSIPEVTVLAFIASDGTLDPEEGTSKLSALVDTYYQKTIPVIIGKKLTGVNPPWREFNRQVKWGTSETGKSLVYQSDYIEQLIKDTPERIVILSLGPLTDIAAIIRNNAAVLHKIEKVIWYNESAKPGIGFNYQCDTASAREVFNSGIRIDVISALEKKDAIFDNTLFASCNGQNSNLSNTFNAVFRQPDVNKRLNEDHFYLWDDLAALYLINPELFDMNTFPGKVKIRYNTGYNVTAIKEAITDMMKGRYSIQKQIVFSSFPTQPELFSYDVREIMDSVIRLYGMEEWKASVMTDEFHGHLGVFSIVGAKMGIKARELFGVGPDMLHVMSDAGSRPPYSCLNDGIQVSTGATLGMGLIKLSSDTIFRPSAVFTYNKRSIRLTLKKEYLDRVNADIQEGIVKYGLMDDGYWKLIRRNAIRYWLEWDRNKIFDVE, from the coding sequence ATGAAACACTTATTCATTAACCTGCTCAGAACAGGTATAACCATTGGGATAGCAGTAACAGGCGTTTTTCCCTCTGTTTCACAGCCTATTCCTGCCAATTACAACCACAGGCTGATAATTGATACCGATTGTGCAATTGATGATTACAGGGCTATCAATATGATCCTGTCTATACCGGAAGTAACGGTTCTGGCGTTTATAGCTTCTGACGGCACGCTGGATCCTGAAGAGGGTACCTCCAAATTGAGCGCACTGGTAGATACTTATTACCAAAAGACAATTCCCGTTATTATCGGCAAAAAATTAACCGGAGTCAATCCCCCCTGGCGTGAATTTAACAGGCAGGTAAAATGGGGAACATCGGAAACAGGAAAATCTCTTGTATATCAATCTGATTACATCGAACAACTCATAAAAGATACACCCGAAAGAATTGTCATTCTGAGCCTGGGACCATTAACAGATATCGCTGCAATTATCCGTAATAATGCGGCTGTTTTGCATAAAATCGAAAAAGTTATCTGGTATAATGAATCCGCAAAACCCGGAATCGGTTTTAATTATCAATGCGACACCGCATCTGCACGGGAAGTGTTCAATTCCGGAATACGAATCGATGTGATTTCAGCACTCGAAAAAAAGGATGCCATTTTTGACAATACTCTGTTTGCTTCCTGCAACGGACAAAACTCTAACCTGTCTAATACCTTTAATGCTGTTTTCAGACAACCTGACGTCAATAAAAGATTGAATGAGGATCATTTTTACCTGTGGGATGATCTGGCCGCATTGTATCTGATCAATCCCGAGCTTTTCGACATGAATACGTTTCCCGGAAAGGTTAAAATCAGGTACAACACAGGTTATAATGTTACTGCAATTAAAGAAGCAATTACTGATATGATGAAAGGGCGGTATAGCATTCAAAAACAAATTGTTTTCAGCAGTTTTCCAACCCAGCCTGAATTATTCAGCTATGATGTGCGGGAAATTATGGATAGCGTGATCCGGCTTTACGGTATGGAAGAATGGAAGGCCAGCGTGATGACTGATGAATTTCATGGTCATTTGGGTGTATTTTCAATTGTAGGAGCTAAAATGGGAATTAAAGCAAGGGAATTATTCGGCGTCGGACCGGATATGCTTCATGTTATGTCGGATGCCGGTAGCAGACCTCCATACAGCTGCCTGAACGACGGCATACAGGTAAGCACCGGGGCCACCCTGGGTATGGGCCTTATTAAACTTAGCAGTGATACAATATTCCGGCCTTCAGCTGTATTCACATACAATAAACGGTCAATCAGGCTTACACTTAAAAAAGAGTACCTCGACAGGGTAAATGCTGATATTCAGGAAGGCATTGTAAAATATGGCCTTATGGATGACGGCTACTGGAAACTGATTCGCCGGAATGCAATCCGGTACTGGCTTGAATGGGATCGAAACAAGATTTTCGATGTGGAATAA